One region of Xylanibacillus composti genomic DNA includes:
- a CDS encoding GNAT family N-acetyltransferase has translation MKGRESETRAFQLPAVDFEDLRYLLEELTLDKVEVQNPYGGRALGKVEVDSAEGKVSMVLRSELYCHVASIYQSLIIDRIALAPERMGIGTRVVEWLNDYAQRKGFDRICIRNAHTDASVGLAHKLGFINVPVDVHLREMFSKEESSDFHLLISRC, from the coding sequence ATGAAAGGCAGAGAATCGGAGACAAGAGCTTTTCAATTACCCGCTGTTGATTTTGAAGATTTGCGTTATTTATTGGAAGAGCTAACTTTAGATAAGGTGGAGGTTCAAAATCCTTATGGAGGACGAGCATTAGGGAAAGTCGAAGTCGACTCGGCTGAAGGGAAAGTCAGTATGGTTTTACGCTCGGAGCTTTATTGCCATGTAGCTTCGATTTATCAAAGTCTGATCATTGACAGAATTGCTTTGGCACCAGAGCGAATGGGGATTGGAACAAGAGTGGTCGAATGGTTAAACGACTATGCACAGCGTAAAGGTTTTGATCGAATTTGTATCAGAAATGCTCATACGGATGCTAGCGTTGGACTGGCGCATAAACTAGGTTTTATAAACGTTCCCGTTGATGTTCATCTTCGAGAGATGTTCAGTAAAGAGGAGTCATCCGATTTCCATCTGCTAATTTCAAGGTGTTAG
- a CDS encoding mercury transporter: MVTLEELAQAVIVLIRLGCIFRFIYCMVRLSGADEEATKYKKRARNVVLFYILAESIWQVKDIIQYYYQ, translated from the coding sequence ATGGTAACGCTAGAGGAACTAGCTCAGGCGGTCATCGTGCTTATTCGCCTGGGCTGCATCTTTCGCTTCATCTATTGCATGGTACGCCTGTCAGGAGCCGACGAAGAAGCGACCAAGTACAAAAAGCGTGCCCGCAATGTCGTGTTGTTTTATATACTCGCAGAAAGCATCTGGCAAGTAAAAGACATTATCCAGTATTACTATCAGTAA
- a CDS encoding conjugal transfer protein TrbL family protein, with protein MDKILLLLIVAILNGALIYMDTLLKDIIPISLYAERYMTLSTGVDLAESLYDILFGFGVALMILKFLKKGFEIYVLWTDGDPDEEPLLLLTNFFRAMAVAICFPTIYTWLGQIVEDLTDRLLAVIGQSTDYNWQFWVDSISSMGLVTAIFGLIFVVCFFILYFQFLMRGLEMFILRVGIPLACAGLLDNDRGIFRAYAQKFMQSMLAVVIQIALAKLGVGLMLQDHIFWGMACMVLAIRTPRFLSDFLITTGGGGGVVNNVYHSVKLVGMARKLIKAG; from the coding sequence GTGGACAAAATTTTATTGTTGCTCATTGTCGCCATTCTAAATGGCGCGCTCATCTACATGGATACGTTGTTGAAAGACATCATCCCCATCTCTCTTTATGCAGAGCGTTACATGACGCTTTCCACCGGCGTGGATCTTGCCGAAAGTTTGTATGACATCCTGTTCGGTTTTGGAGTCGCGCTCATGATCTTGAAGTTTTTGAAAAAGGGATTTGAAATTTATGTCCTCTGGACAGACGGCGATCCGGATGAGGAGCCGCTATTATTGCTTACCAACTTTTTTCGGGCCATGGCAGTTGCCATTTGCTTCCCGACCATCTACACCTGGCTCGGTCAGATCGTAGAGGACTTAACAGACCGATTGTTGGCTGTCATTGGCCAGTCCACCGACTATAACTGGCAGTTCTGGGTGGACAGTATCAGTTCCATGGGACTGGTGACCGCCATTTTCGGTCTCATCTTTGTTGTCTGTTTCTTTATTCTTTATTTCCAATTCCTCATGCGCGGACTGGAGATGTTTATTTTGCGGGTAGGTATCCCGTTAGCCTGCGCAGGATTGCTGGATAATGACCGGGGCATCTTTCGTGCTTATGCGCAGAAGTTTATGCAATCGATGCTGGCGGTTGTCATTCAAATTGCGCTTGCTAAACTGGGCGTTGGCCTGATGCTGCAAGACCACATCTTTTGGGGCATGGCCTGTATGGTGCTAGCGATTCGGACACCTCGCTTTTTATCTGACTTCTTGATTACGACTGGCGGAGGCGGCGGTGTCGTGAACAACGTCTACCATAGCGTGAAGCTGGTTGGTATGGCCCGAAAGCTCATAAAGGCCGGGTGA
- a CDS encoding DUF6133 family protein: MKQWLQKKYFRAVMNVKQAISNRRGEGFVDTAVKILMAVVIGALVLAGLYLLFGETILPTLRQRIQEMFNYRG; encoded by the coding sequence ATGAAACAATGGCTGCAAAAAAAATACTTTCGTGCGGTAATGAACGTGAAGCAGGCGATTAGCAATCGCCGCGGGGAAGGCTTTGTGGATACGGCGGTCAAAATCCTTATGGCCGTTGTCATTGGAGCACTGGTACTGGCTGGCCTGTACCTGCTGTTTGGCGAAACTATTCTGCCGACACTGAGGCAGCGAATCCAAGAAATGTTCAACTACAGGGGGTAA
- a CDS encoding Mbov_0395 family pilin-like conjugal transfer protein, with translation MIRYSLSAACCSLGFLFSASSVYANSIQDSKLATGTEKLIGDVTTWLMILAPVVTGLLIIYFFIRRSAADEMDTKKWNNRIIVAVVSCIGAVLGSALLNVIIGYYK, from the coding sequence TTGATTCGTTATTCTTTGTCAGCAGCCTGCTGTAGCTTAGGTTTTCTTTTCTCAGCGTCTTCCGTTTACGCAAATAGCATTCAAGATAGCAAGCTGGCGACAGGGACGGAAAAACTGATCGGTGACGTCACCACTTGGCTGATGATATTGGCCCCCGTTGTTACCGGTCTGCTCATTATTTATTTCTTTATTCGCCGTTCCGCCGCCGATGAAATGGACACCAAAAAGTGGAACAACCGCATTATTGTAGCGGTTGTTTCTTGTATCGGGGCGGTGCTTGGTTCAGCCTTGCTCAACGTCATCATCGGTTACTACAAGTAA
- a CDS encoding VirD4-like conjugal transfer protein, CD1115 family — protein MKLFHPKTIPKLDSPLHLNAGGIVLGLDQQRGKEQLFYVGDDVHTLCIGATRSGKSRSVVLQSIGLLALAGESLVISDPKAELFHYSAPLLEKLGYEVLALDFRHPEKSHHYNLLQPVIDATLRGDQEQAEMLAWDMTNVLVGKAQGEKIWTNGEMSVIAASILSVIWDNIKRPEYQNMTNVYWFLAEMNKQTGNKTPMQEYIKRLPQQHPARALLSISDIAPSRTKGSFFTSALTTLRLFTSKSIYAITHKSDFSLADLGEKKQALFIILPDEKTTFYPVASLMISQLYELQTAEADNRGGRLKRRVNFLLDEFGNFTPIADFTNKLTVGGGRGMRFNLFVQSFEQLKEKYDDHVANTIKSNCQTWIYLQADDLETLREVSEKLGTYTTSSYQLSASHGKYTTPSTSHSLNLLERKLLTVDEVRRISRPYQLVLSRSHPAMMFAPDLSTWAFNRMMGLGDKEHNRQVREEREKRRPIRTDTREEVKLWNIWVYYQKDIARQLAEQQRAAAAQNQFPPYSSEE, from the coding sequence ATGAAACTGTTTCATCCGAAGACAATTCCAAAGCTTGATTCGCCGTTACATCTAAACGCTGGCGGCATTGTACTGGGTCTGGATCAGCAGCGTGGGAAGGAACAACTCTTTTATGTAGGCGATGATGTTCATACCCTCTGCATTGGTGCTACACGCAGCGGCAAGTCTCGCTCTGTCGTCCTGCAATCCATTGGGTTGTTGGCGCTGGCCGGTGAATCGCTGGTCATCTCCGATCCGAAGGCGGAGTTATTCCATTACAGCGCTCCCCTTCTGGAAAAGCTGGGCTATGAGGTACTCGCGCTGGATTTCCGCCACCCGGAAAAGAGCCATCATTATAACCTGCTCCAGCCGGTGATTGACGCCACGCTGAGAGGGGATCAGGAGCAAGCCGAAATGCTGGCCTGGGATATGACGAATGTGCTGGTCGGCAAAGCGCAGGGGGAAAAAATTTGGACAAACGGCGAGATGTCCGTCATTGCCGCCTCTATCTTAAGCGTGATTTGGGACAACATCAAGCGACCGGAATATCAGAACATGACCAACGTGTACTGGTTTTTGGCCGAGATGAACAAGCAAACCGGAAACAAAACGCCGATGCAGGAGTACATCAAGCGCTTGCCGCAGCAGCATCCTGCCCGGGCGCTGCTCAGTATTTCCGACATTGCGCCTTCACGCACCAAAGGCAGCTTCTTCACCTCGGCACTCACGACGCTGAGATTGTTTACTTCCAAATCCATCTATGCGATTACCCATAAAAGCGACTTTTCTTTAGCCGATCTTGGCGAGAAGAAACAGGCGCTTTTTATTATTTTGCCGGACGAAAAGACGACGTTTTATCCGGTTGCGTCTCTGATGATTTCCCAGCTATATGAGCTGCAAACAGCAGAGGCCGATAATCGCGGCGGACGGCTTAAACGGCGCGTCAACTTTCTGCTCGACGAATTTGGAAACTTTACGCCGATTGCCGACTTTACAAACAAATTGACGGTCGGCGGCGGGCGCGGGATGCGCTTCAACCTGTTTGTGCAGAGTTTCGAGCAGCTTAAGGAAAAATACGACGATCATGTGGCCAATACGATTAAATCGAATTGCCAGACATGGATTTACTTGCAGGCCGACGATTTGGAGACGTTGCGTGAAGTCAGTGAGAAGCTCGGAACCTACACCACTTCCAGCTATCAATTGTCCGCCTCCCACGGGAAGTACACAACGCCAAGCACATCCCATAGTCTCAATCTGCTGGAGCGCAAGCTGTTGACCGTGGATGAGGTGCGCCGCATTTCCCGCCCCTATCAACTCGTCCTCTCCCGCAGTCATCCTGCGATGATGTTCGCTCCCGATTTAAGCACCTGGGCTTTCAATCGCATGATGGGCTTGGGTGACAAGGAACATAATCGCCAAGTTCGGGAAGAACGAGAAAAGCGGAGGCCCATTCGAACCGACACCCGAGAGGAGGTGAAGCTGTGGAACATTTGGGTGTACTACCAGAAGGACATTGCAAGGCAACTGGCCGAACAGCAACGTGCGGCAGCCGCGCAAAACCAATTTCCACCTTATTCTTCAGAAGAGTAA